A single Ziziphus jujuba cultivar Dongzao chromosome 11, ASM3175591v1 DNA region contains:
- the LOC107431673 gene encoding protein FAR1-RELATED SEQUENCE 5 isoform X3: MASNINSKPGVHTLSDVEETGDMELGTQVGEDDNLMGKVVNSEDEAYALYNAYALRVGFSIRKGKVRYFTGSKKIRSREYFCSKEGFKLDEDLEEKKVRRLDTRTGCKAFVRFSNEDGLWKVVAFNPQHNHELAMPSEKHLLKSARRMPISKAHVPGVEGFGDIGFVNRDCYTYMNRQKTLMSAGDSQNLLNLFKSKQAEDSLFFYTVQVDQENRITNFFWRDGRSRLDYDCFGDVLAFDTTCRTNKYNLICAPFVGVNHHWQNVMFGCAFMLDETTTSFEWLFKSFLESMGNRPPKTILTDHNQAISNAIEIVFPNTRHCLCRWHILKSVASQVGDLSENSEFKYLFNKCLTGCEEAADFQQSWDNLIQKYNIGNHKWFNTLYEVRAKWSTAFTKDVFTGGISSSQRSESTGNVLVGLANDITSLSKFVIAYEKLVASMRSSEFNEDFRCKQGAQSKVLKKSGILGQASNVYTNKIYKLFEEELLGSIGTTWTELVSRDTLHTFEVREEGSQRVCTVKFNSHSAEIFCSCKKFESLGILCCHALRVFGIKNLTRIPNQYVLKRWTKEAKGGMMGYEQSAPHSMNRKDELVWRNSMIRFVCNSIYKAQGMDTARKLCIKKLLEFDREIDEEVARLKLGEERNLGTDIANEGNDACTPVLCPSHMEDLSSTRHKGHCEKRKTNPSKEAISAGKSKQSSHPILLPSIDINSRSQSNSLCDQHHMYPNAPLSTHTQESSTNVLSVSYDFSQSDNGTHRKYKL; the protein is encoded by the exons ATGGCTTCCAACATCAATTCTAAGCCAG GGGTGCACACTCTTAGTGATGTTGAAGAAACTGGAGATATGGAGCTTGGGACTCAAGTTGGCGAAGATGATAACTTGATGGGGAAAGTGGTCAACAGTGAGGACGAGGCTTATGCGTTATACAATGCTTATGCATTGAGAGTTGGCTTCAGTATTCGGAAAGGGAAGGTCAGATATTTTACTGGTTCAAAGAAGATACGCTCTCGTGAATATTTTTGTTCTAAAGAAGGTTTCAAATTAGACGAAGATCTTGAGGAGAAAAAAGTGAGAAGATTAGATACTAGAACTGGTTGCAAAGCGTTTGTCCGTTTTTCAAATGAAGATGGTCTTTGGAAGGTGGTTGCATTTAACCCACAACATAATCATGAGCTTGCAATGCCATCAGAAAAGCATTTGTTAAAATCTGCTCGACGTATGCCAATATCTAAGGCGCATGTTCCAGGAGTAGAAGGCTTTGGAGACATAGGATTTGTAAATCGAGATTGTTATACCTATATGAATAGACAAAAGACATTAATGAGTGCTGGGGATTCCCAGAACTTATTAAACCTTTTCAAATCTAAACAGGCTGAAGATTCTCTGTTTTTCTATACTGTTCAAGTAGATCAGGAAAACCGCATAACTAATTTCTTTTGGAGAGATGGAAGATCGAGACTCGATTATGATTGTTTTGGTGATGTTTTAGCATTTGACACTACTTGTCGGACAAACAAATATAACCTAATATGTGCACCCTTTGTTGGTGTTAATCATCACTGGCAAAATGTGATGTTTGGTTGTGCATTCATGTTAGATGAGACTACAACTTCATTTGAATGGTTGTTTAAGTCATTTTTAGAATCAATGGGGAATAGACCACCAAAGACTATTTTGACGGATCATAATCAAGCAATTTCAAATGCTATTGAGATTGTTTTTCCTAATACCAGACATTGTTTATGTCGATGGCACATATTGAAGAGTGTTGCATCACAAGTGGGGGATTTAAGTGAAAATTCAGAGTTCAAATACCTGTTTAACAAGTGCCTTACGGGTTGTGAAGAAGCTGCAGACTTTCAACAATCTTGGGATAATTTGATTCAGAAATACAATATTGGGAATCACAAATGGTTTAATACACTATATGAAGTTCGAGCCAAGTGGAGCACTGCATTTACTAAGGATGTCTTTACAGGTGGAATAAGTTCTTCCCAAAGAAGTGAAAGTACTGGCAATGTCCTTGTTGGTTTAGCCAATGACATAACAAGTCTTTCTAAATTTGTGATTGCTTATGAAAAATTAGTGGCTAGTATGCGATCCTCTGAGTTTAATGAAGATTTTCGCTGTAAACAAGGTGCACAATCAAAAGTGTTGAAGAAAAGTGGCATCTTGGGCCAGGCATCTAATGTTTACactaacaaaatttataaactgTTTGAGGAGGAGTTACTTGGTAGTATTGGAACAACATGGACTGAACTTGTCTCTCGCGATACTCTTCATACTTTTGAGGTTCGTGAGGAAGGGAGTCAAAGAGTGTGTACTGTGAAATTCAATTCACACAGTGctgaaattttttgttcttgCAAAAAATTTGAGTCATTGGGTATTTTGTGTTGTCATGCTTTACGAGTTTTTGGTATAAAGAATTTGACTAGGATTCCTAATCAATATGTTTTGAAACGCTGGACAAAAGAGGCAAAAGGAGGGATGATGGGTTATGAACAAAGTGCACCTCACTCCATGAATAGGAAGGATGAGCTAGTTTGGCGTAATAGTATGATACGCTTTGTTTGCAATTCTATATATAAGGCTCAAGGTATGGATACAGCTAGGAAACTTTGTATAAAGAAGTTACTTGAGTTTGACAGAGAGATCGATGAAGAAGTTGCCAGGTTAAAGTTGGGTGAAGAAAGAAATTTAGGGACTGATATAGCTAATGAAGGGAATGATGCTTGTACACCAGTGTTATGTCCCTCACATATGGAAGATTTATCAAGCACTAGACACAAGGGCCATTGTGAGAAGCGCAAAACAAATCCATCAAAGGAAGCAATATCTGCag GAAAAAGCAAACAATCAAGTCACCCAATTCTTCTTCCTTCCATTGACATCAATAGTAGGTCACAGAGTAATAGTTTATGTGATCAACATCATATGTACCCCAATGCACCATTGTCTACGCATACTCAG GAATCATCTACAAATGTACTGTCAGTGTCATACGATTTTTCTCAATCAG ATAATGGAACCCACCGTAAATACAAATTGTGA